One Rhododendron vialii isolate Sample 1 chromosome 2a, ASM3025357v1 genomic region harbors:
- the LOC131316908 gene encoding uncharacterized protein LOC131316908 isoform X1: MDSMRGFGDSAHYGNMRSKFPYGGFMEGKEALQYRDMDLMRGFGVSAHYGNEEFDMRSKFAFAGFVEGKKALEYRVESTCCFGGFAQGKEASKCMGSLSHVGKRKRLHPNRVIILSSLKDEYIESPHKTLGGENQKVDGPPSIYRDMCQLPKWVKLRGPYRALTFQEKEY; encoded by the exons ATGGATTCGATGCGTGGCTTTGGTGATTCTGCACATTATGGAAATATGCGTTCGAAGTTTCCCTATGGGGGTTTCATGGAAGGAAAGGAAGCATTACAATACAGGG ATATGGATTTGATGCGTGGCTTTGGCGTTTCTGCACATTATGGAAATGAAGAGTTTGATATGCGTTCAAAATTCGCCTTTGCGGGTTTCGTTGAAGGAAAGAAAGCATTAGAATACAGGG TGGAATCCACTTGTTGCTTTGGGGGTTTTGCGCAAGGAAAGGAAGCATCAAAATGTATGGGTTCGTTGTCCCATGTGGGGAAACGGAAGAGACTTCATCCAAACCGTGTGATCATCCTGTCGTCGTTGAAAGATGAGTACATAGAGTCCCCACATAAAACACTGGGGGGGGAAAATCAGAAGGTGGATGGGCCTCCCTCGATTTATAGGGACATGTGTCAGCTTCCAAAGTGGGTTAAACTGAGAGGCCCATATCGTGCACTTACATTCCAAGAGAAGGAGTATTAG
- the LOC131316908 gene encoding uncharacterized protein LOC131316908 isoform X2, protein MDSMRGFGDSAHYGNMRSKFPYGGFMEGKEALQYRDMDLMRGFGVSAHYGNEEFDMRSKFAFAGFVEGKKALEYRVESTCCFGGFAQGKEASKCMGSLSHVGKRKRLHPNRVIILSSLKEKVDGPPSIYRDMCQLPKWVKLRGPYRALTFQEKEY, encoded by the exons ATGGATTCGATGCGTGGCTTTGGTGATTCTGCACATTATGGAAATATGCGTTCGAAGTTTCCCTATGGGGGTTTCATGGAAGGAAAGGAAGCATTACAATACAGGG ATATGGATTTGATGCGTGGCTTTGGCGTTTCTGCACATTATGGAAATGAAGAGTTTGATATGCGTTCAAAATTCGCCTTTGCGGGTTTCGTTGAAGGAAAGAAAGCATTAGAATACAGGG TGGAATCCACTTGTTGCTTTGGGGGTTTTGCGCAAGGAAAGGAAGCATCAAAATGTATGGGTTCGTTGTCCCATGTGGGGAAACGGAAGAGACTTCATCCAAACCGTGTGATCATCCTGTCGTCGTTGAAAGA GAAGGTGGATGGGCCTCCCTCGATTTATAGGGACATGTGTCAGCTTCCAAAGTGGGTTAAACTGAGAGGCCCATATCGTGCACTTACATTCCAAGAGAAGGAGTATTAG